The following nucleotide sequence is from Clupea harengus chromosome 17, Ch_v2.0.2, whole genome shotgun sequence.
GTCTCATGCATCCTGCATCCTCCTTTTCCTTTCTTACCGCTGCCCCTGTCTAATGTTTTCTCACTCAGGGCAGCTTTGTTTCATCTCCTccttttagatttattttccgtTTCTGGCCGGAcacctttctttctcctctcctccactttccCCCCTTCTTTTAAGAAAGCTGCATTCTTTTATTTTGTCCTTTTCGTTTGGGTGGAGGGTTCTGCGGCGGATGGCTAATCGCCATGGCACCGGGTGCACTCATGCACGGCCGCGCTGGAGGAATAGTCATACCTAGTTATGTCTCCTCACCTGATGTTTTATTAACCGCTATTGATTTTtattcttttcctctccactccctggGGATTCTCCCTACTCCTTTTttacccttttctctctctctctctctctctctctcttctctctctctctctctctgtctctctgtctctctttctctctcgcaccaCCTCAGCTGAGAAAAAGCAACCTTGCGCGAGTAAAAGGCACAGTGGGCCTGAATTTGCAATGAGCCCCTTCCTTTTTGCCCTCCTCTGAttgtcctcttctttctcttttttcctatCTAAAACACACTTCCTTCAGTTTGTGCACCCTCTTGTGCCCCCTCGCTGCACGTGTAGCCTCTCActgcctccatctctcactgtctctctcctcttctctctgcctcacaaaCATCAatcacacttgctctctctctctctctatacacacacacacacacacacacacacacacacacacacacacacacacacacacacctacacgctcAACACACGGCAGGTGACGCCCACTTTGCCCTAATGTTGCCTCATATTTTAAGTGCCCAAGAATGGGAATTTAATGCGAGCCTCTCACAGCAGTAAATCCCTTTAAAGGCGTCCGAGGCTGACCGTCCCAGGCcgcttacttatttatttatttatttgggcCTGATTTTATTTAGAGGAgattgcaggggggggggggggggttctgttgGACATGCTCGGCTGTGCCTGTAAATATAAgcatttaattataaaatgcaCTGAGGCATGGGGGCGGGGGGCACCTGCCACACCTAGCAGGAAGAACATACAggggagagcgtgtgtgtgagtgtgcatatttctgtgtgtgtgtgtgtgagagagattgtgtgtatatatgtcagtgtgggtgggtgtgtgtgtgtgagagattgtgtgtaaatatgtcagtgtgtgtgagtgtaagtgctTGCGTGCATGCGTGGTTATATGGACATGCTCTTGCTTTAAAACTAAAATTACCAATCCCAGCCagtgttttttctttatttatttatttatttatttatatatatatatatatatatatatatatataaaattcaCCTCCTTCGCCATCCTGGTGGGGGcctccagctgtgtgtgagccagaggcagaggcagagtagGGCTGGGTTTGGGGGCCATGCTGGGAGCCGAGCCTCTAGCCTCCAAAAGGTGGACCTCCACAGCGCTCAGGGACATTAACCCAACCGCAGCATGCAGCCGCAGCATAATAGCATGCAGGTTTTCTTTGCTTGGTTGTTATTGTACGCATTGCAAAGGGTATTGTACAGACCTCTTTATTATTTCCACTGGTCAGTTTTGTTCTTATTATACCCATTTTATGTTTGTAAATTTGCTTTTTTGACTTGGCACATTCAGACATAAACACTCATAAACAGGCAAGGCGCATTGGACAAGGTCCTTAGTGCATATATTATGTTGAGGCATTTGATCcctcccccccagccccctgcccagagaaggaaaaaaaagtgccATTTCACACAGCAGTGCACTGATAAATGGGGTTTTCCATCCCTTGCAATTTCACACTTTTTGCCCCAAgggtctcccctcccctcccatctccacccacccacccaaatcTCACCGTGAGCCTCGATCTCTAATCCTCCCCAATGAACCCAGCCTCTTAAGTCTCAAATATATGCGAAAATGCTGAACGTCTCCCAACCTTATTTGTCTAATATATATCTCTCATTGCAGTTCCTGGCACTCGGAACCCACTTCGGAAAGGTTTACTTGCTGGATGTCCAAGGAAATGTCACTCAGAAGTTTGAAATTGTAAGTTATGGTTGGGCTCCTACCTGAGCTTCACCTTTTTTCACTTTGGCCTGACACACTGTCTATAACTTCACTAAAGGTGATCGGGGGATGCTTAGACATGTGATACTGCAGTGTTACCTTTCAAAACCCACATAGATGTTTTGTTTAGTTGTCAGTTATCTTGGTTTTTGCTTCAACTCTCatctttttgtcatttttatcaAGTCGGACAAAAGGACAGGTCACGGAAGAATTATGAGATAGTGTGCGCATATTCAGCTTCGCTTGGTGTTGTTTTTCTCAGTCGATGTTCATAGTTGACGTGACATGTGGAGTTGCAGTCTAACATAACAAGGCGCCAGAGCAGCCCAAGTGGCTATGGGAGAACGCTCCCGTGCAGCACGGACCTGCGGACGAGCCTGTGTAAAAGCTGTGATTTGAGTAGCTTGTCCGTAAGTCTGTTCTGACTTTTCTGACACGGGCCTCGTGACGCATCAAGTTCTTCTGGTCCGGTGTGATTTGTCAACTCCTGTCTTTCCAGAGTTCAGTGAAGATCAATCAGATCAGCCTGGACGAGAGCGGAGAGCATGTTGGGATCTGCTCAGAGGATGGGAAGGTGAGTccgctctgtcactctctctctttctctctctctttctttctattttattttctctctctctctctctctctctctcatgcactctcTGGCTTTTTCCTGACCTTTTGTGCTCTCTGCCTTAAAGGTGACTGACAGCACCACTTCAAATTGTGCTGAGGAGGATGCGAAACCAGCTAGTctccagacaaaaacaaacagcatttACCCTCCCATTCCAGCATCCTCCTTTTTAATCCTCTTAACCTTTCAACCAACCAACATTTTCCGTCAACAACAGCTTTTCACTAACATTTCGAGCCTAAATTAGATTGTCCACCAACGAACCTCCTTTTTACGGTCATATTGTCACTCAAAAGTAAGGACTTGGGAAACGTATGCATGTACATGCTAAAGAACCAGCACCTCCATCCACTTCCCCTTCCTccgcctctgcctcccccgCGATCTGTATCACATTTCTCCCCCCCCGATATCCCCTCATTGATCTGTACCTGGCTGTTATCAGGGCTCGTCTCCCTGATTACAGGCCCCCTCCCGGGGTTAGACTCGCTGCAGATATGTGCACCCGATAGCGCCCCCCGCTAGTCCCACGAGCAGAAAACAAGATCTTGTCTCGCCCGCCGCACCTTCGCCAATTAAAATCGATGTGCCGAACAATGTTCGCCCTCATGCACTGTTAACCCTAACCCCCGATCAAACCTCCGCGCCGATGGCAGCGATACGCCCAAACGTTGCGGCTTTAAGAGTAAGCGCAGAACGTGCGAGTCggatggaaagagggagtgttcatttttttttatagagttcaacttgctttttttttctgcctcaaAAAGATGTTTGTTAAAAATGGAGACCCTTACAGGAAATAGTtcatgattttcttttttctatagGACTTAGGGAACAGTGTAAGCCATGTCTTCCTCTGCCTATGACCATGGGCGTTTTAAGCATGAGAGAGTGATTATTGTTTCTTTCAAAGGAGGATGATAAAGGAAGACATTAAGTGTTGTGTTTAAAGTTGCCTTCGGCTGTTGGGCTGGTTGGCAGGGCCGGAGATGAGGGCAGGGTTTGGGACGCCCACCTGCCCAATAATTGGCCGCTTCGTGGCGAGACCATGCCACTTAATGACAGAATCCCTCTAAGGCATGAAAGGGCGAAGGCTCTGGCCAACAAGcgagttttccctccttctcaTTATTCTGAAACTATAATAATGGTGTTTGCACTTTAGGTTCACTTTTCCTACACTCTTCCTGGCTTTGCACTGCATTATGACTGTGAGCTGATACACCAAATAGCCTCCATATTTTATGTCATCCATCTGTCTTAAATAGACAGCGCAGAAATGTCATGAGTCAGCGAGTGACCCGTCTCATCATGACAGGTCCTGCTTGTGTTAAACTAGCACAGGCAGACACGGAGGAGCTCAGGCCAGAGGTATCTATGTTGGGTCAGCTATAAAAACGATTTCAATTAGACACCCTGGATaccaacatttaaaaaaatattcagaGCACCCAAAGCCTGAAGTTTACGGAAAAGGAGCACTATGAGTAAATGTGTGCCATCTTTTAgatttttaaattgtatttatttctttgatttttttaaacttgACATTATAGACCTTTTTAGTTTTGAATTTTGTATTAATGTATTGGTAATTACTTATCAGTTACAGTTCATCAGCAGGACCTAATGATCTATCTGTTCAAATATCAGTTTAATCATGCTAAAGCTGCATTATATTGACCATATAATCTATATTTTACCCGCATAATCACTTGAATATTGATTCAGACACAACACATTTGGGATGGTTCAGTTTATAGCGCTTAGATTAAGTGCTGAAATGCACTCATGGTCACTATGGAGACATTTTGTACACTTTCCCCAGTAGTAATGATATTCATCATCATTGCCTTCCATGTTTGTCTCCTTTCAGGTTCAGGTTGTTGGTTTGTACACACGTGAAGGTTTCCATGAGAACTTTGACTGTCCAATAAAGGTAAACATCACACTCAAGTAATAGCTGAAATTTGAGTGCCAATTACTCTTTTTTTCAAAATCGGAATAAATGCAATTTACATGGCAATCACATGAGTCTGCCGTTTGTGAACGTATTCATAGTGGTGAAGTACTGAGAATAGAAGTGCTCTACCTCAAGGAGTGTTATGGTGTCTTTGGCATGGCCTACAGATGTTCACCTCCCGTGTCTGTCTTTGATGTGTTCCTCTTCTCTGCAGGTGGTGGCTCTCCATCCTCAGTTCAGCAAATCAAACAACAAGCAGTTTGTCACCGGGGGCAACAAGGTGAGTCTGAAGAGCATTCCGCTCCGTAGTTCCTGGAGTTTGGAAGCTCTTGTGTTCTAACAGCGGGGAGTGGGGTTGTAAACTCTGTACCTTTCAGCCCATAGTGGTGTATCTTCTGAACACTCATCTACTCAAATGAGTACACTTGTGATGTTTGCATGGGCCATCATCACAGCCACTTCTGATggatctgctctctctctctggccaatGTGATGCCTgctttcttttccccctctccaccaTCATGAAGGGCTTTATCTTGGTGGAATTTATGTGGAGGTGCTCCACTATTTCAGATTTTTCCTCCAatttttgttctttttatttctcctcTTTATTGTGAATtgttctcactttttttttctgtcaggaGACGTGAGAGGCTCTTACCATGTCGTCCTCTCGCAGGGGTTGATCTTTTAGTGAGAGTGGCCCATTTTCCCCAAAGTGCTGTTCACCACAGAAGTGTTGTCTCCCGAGCACAACAAATAACAGTCATTACCCAGATGACCCGTAGTCTCCACACATGTAGACCACACTTTACGGCCAGATTCTATACAAATAGCGGGTTGATTCGCATGGATCTGCAATTCAGCCAGAAAACGCCAAAGGACATCCTTGGACATGCACTCATGGACAGTTTATTCACAATcagatttttctttctttctgtctctcctcctttttccttctatctttttgtctctgtctccattttATTATCTAAATGTGAATGTTCTGCTACACTCAACTACATTTAGATCTTCATATAAATAGATGCCGGGTTATGTTGATAATGTGAACTTCATCAGTCCTTAGTCGTAGCCAGTAGTTCAGAGCATGTTTGGACATTTCTGAGAAATACATGTTAATGAGTCAAACTTGATTGTGCACATTTTAATAAGTCTTGATTGGTCCTGATAGTagaccccatccccatccccaccacatGTCTGAAGACCGCCCGCTTCTCGAGCAGCACGTTAGCAGTcaagcagcccccccccccccccccccgatccccccccacccccatcgtGTGTGACGCGCCTGGAGTTCTAATGGAAGCCCCACAATGAGCGTTCCCTGTGCCTCTGCTTTCAATCGCCGCCTGATTTCTGTCCCCTTCCTGCGGCTTAAGGCTCCTATAATGCACCCTCGCCACGAAAATCAATAAGGCTTCGACTGAAGACACATCTTgtcaaaggcaattcaattcGGTCTGCACAGGCCCCAGCGAGTGTCATCCCCTTCATACTGCGCGCTGTGATCTGTTAACATAGCCAAAGAGTAGAATGGAAGTCACATTGAAGGGTCTTCCATTTTcaattctttttctttctatcaatctccctctcctttttttcccctctctctctctgtgtttcaccCACTCGGCTGTAATaagagtttgtgtatgtctttCAGACTGTTCCTCTTGAGGTGTGTTTTCCATTGGGGCTATTGCCGTTTCCGTCAGGATTTCCACTCTCGTGGGAGATATAGAAATTATCATAACCCTCTGAATTGTCTCCTtcaaaggaaagaggaaagtgGCCATCATAGATCTAGTTCCTCAAAGTATCTTGTAATGTTTGAAGAAACAAGCAGTCACTAAATAGATTTTCTGAAGGGGACctcaaagaggaaaaaaaaaaaaagaacacattcAGGAAATTCAGGTTGCGGGCATTGTGACACAGGCATACCTCAGCCCAAAGAGGAGACTGGATCCATTTCAGTAAACGTGTAAGAGAAATACTCGTCTCCGGATCAGAGTGTATCCCCAATTTGTGTAATGTCCCATCCTGCTCATAATTAAAAGCTAAGTAACCTAATATCTGTCGGCGCGGCAGCTTTGTGAAGACAGCGGTGTCCCACACTATATCCCTGGGTTTTATTGACACGCGATACAAGAGGAGTTCTGTTGTTAAAAGCACTTACCGTTCCATTTGGGTAATTAAGACACACTTGTCCGAAATGGATTTTCTGCCTGGAGCGGAGAAGTGCGAAGGGCCGAGAAACCAAGGTTGTTCGTCGGCTGTGCTCTACTGCCCTCTCATGGTTGAAGAGCGTCATGTGTTAAAGCAGAATCCCTCTCCTGCAACAAAATCACTTATTGTTTATAGGAGATTCACGGGAGGTTTTAGAGACAGTTGTTTTGATGAATTTTATTATTGTGCATCATGGGCTGATTTTTAAATTGATAAAAACGTTGTTACCCTGACAAACGATGCTGGTGATACTTTGGCTGGCTGAAATATCTCGTGTTTAATGCTACACCACACCACGCACAAAGCTTTTAACAGCTCTTCACTGTAACGGTGTGGTTTTGTGATGCTGTGGCCTACAGTTGCTCCTGTATGAGAGGAACTGGCTGAGCCGCTGGAAGACCTGCATCCTGCACGAGGGCGAGGGCACCATCACCAACATCAAGTGGAGGGCCAACCTCATCGCCTGGAGCAACAATGTGGTACGAAGGGGTGTGGAAATAGGCAGGAGGGCATGAATGGAGGGCATGAAAAGAGTACAGCAGCCTTAAAAGAAATATATTCAAAAGAATATTCAAAAAGTAAATAATAAAAGGTCTTGGATCCAAGTAAGTTTGAGATATGCTAGACCAGAAGATTTGTTTTATGAAGTGTGTCTTGGAGTCAGACCTGTATCATTCATTACTGTAGAACCAGGTCAACATCATATATTTTCTGTACCTctgaattttgtgtgtgtgtgtgtgtatccatcacAGGGAGTGAAGATCTATGACATAAGCACTAAGCAGCGCATCACCAATGTTCTACGGGATAACTCCAGTCTACGGCCGGATATGTACCCATGCAGTCTGTGCTGGAAGGACAACGCCACCCTCATCATCGGCTGGGGCTCCTctgtcaaggtgtgtgtgtgtgtgtgtgtgtgtgcgagcgtgcgtccttgcatgcgtgtgtgccttaatgctttgtgtgagtgtacttaGTTGCTATGGCAGGGTATAGAGTAGGTCCAACAACTGTAAGCTGTGTGTCATCTGTCAAAGAAATGTCCAAACACTCCATGTGGAGACGTTTTGTAAAGCACTATCAATGTGAAAGTAAAGGACTCTAATGTTCAGTGATCCGTCTCTTAGATATGtgctgtgaaggagagagacccCACTGAGATGCGAGACCTACCAAGCCGCTACGTTGAGATCGGTAATCACCGCCGACACTATTGATGACACATGAGTttcatgttcatctgtgtgGTGAATGCGGGATGGCTAGAGGAAAAagtggtgtgtttgtaaaatgaaTCCTCCTGTCCTGTCTATCGCTGTGTTCCAGTGTCTGCCTTCGAGACGGAGTTCTTCATCAGTGGCCTGGCTCCTCTGGCTGACCAGCTGGTGACCCTCTACTATGTGAAGGAGACCTCGGAGCACATGGTGAGGCCCTCCAATTAATCAGAATGTACCAATTTGATTGTACGACGCATCAggtgtttcgtttttttttccttttttaaagtAGAATCATTCCATGTAAACAAATCACTTTCCTCTGTCTGAGTCGGGTATAAAAATAATTAGTGCTTATTCCAGCTCTAACAATTAATTACATTATCTCTGTGTTTACCATGttcacaccgtgtgtgtgtgtgtgtgtgtgtgtgtgtgtgtgtgtgtcaggatgagGAGTTCCGTGCACGGCCACGTCTTGACATCATCCAGCCACTTGCGGAGAACTGTGAGGAGATCTCGTCTGACGCTCTCACCGTCCGCAGCTTCCAGGACAATGAGTGCAGGGACTACCGCCTCGGTAGGGCAGCCCATCACAACTTAGATGTGGGCTAAAGGATACATCCATGTGTCAATACCGTATAAGTACAAATATCCTCATAGTAGTAGTAGACATTAACTATAAACTGTATATATTATAAACTGGAAAGAtacacaatattaaagtaaaaCAATTATTTGACATCTTAATGCTGCAGGTAAAGTACTAAAGAagatattgtttttttatgcCACTATAATGTGCCGGTCAGTGTGACCTTTACGTGACCTCCCAGaggttctcctctcctgtttgcACAGAGCACTCTGAGGGGGAGTCCCTCTTTTACATCATCAGCCCTAAAGACATTGTGGTGGCtaaagagagagaccaggacGACCACATTGACTGGCTCCTGGACAAGAAGAAGTATGAGGTGAGTGGAGAGGAAGCTGGTTTAGGCCAGCACCACTATGTTGGCTAGCTATGGATCTGCATGCATCCACAGACGCATGGAAGACATGATATCATCTTCTGTAGTTCTTTCTTCCTTGTTTGCTTGTCTGAATTTTtaactgtaaaaaaaactattaaaacTAAATTAACACAGTTGTTGTTCACTCGTCCAGGAAGCCCTAATGGCAGCAGAGATTAGCTTTAAGAACATCAAGCGACATGACGTCCAGGTATGGATCCACTCTGTTACAGAACTAAAGTTCCTTAGGACTGGCTTGTCTTAACCCTTCTACAATTCTTTCTGATAATGGAGCTTATTCTATgcgtattttcttttttcactaGAAAATTGGGATGGCATACATAAATCACTTGGTTGAAAGGGGAGACTATGACACAGCAGCCAGGTATGGTGGATTTAGCTTCACATATTTTGTAACTGTTGAAACTTACAGGCaaagcatttcatttttatCGATTTATCTGTTTGTCTTCCGCCCCCTGCATTCAGGAAGTGCCAGAAAGTCTTAGGGAAGAATATGGAACTCTGGGAGAATGAGGTCTATCGTTTCAAAACCATAGGCCAGCTGAAGGTAAAAAAGGGAATTTAGGTGTCAAGGTTATACTTCAGTAAAGAGATTTTTAAAGTACAGcatttggtgaatatttgataAATTAAACACTAATTTCCAACACCAAAAAAACGACATTTCTGTTTGCCTTAGAGTGCATCTATATTTTTAGAAAGTGTCTCAAATCCCCGTCTTACCCCCGTGCAGGCGATCAGCCAGTACCTGCCCAGGGGAGACCTGCGGCTCAGGCCTGCCATCTACGAGATGATCCTGCACGAGTTCCTCAAAACTGATTACGAGGTCCGTATGATGCCCCGGTTAAAGTGGCCATTACCATTTGACCATACTCATCACAAATAGTTTTCATTTGTCGATGACTTTATTATTGCAATACAGAATTAACATGCAGCCAGGACCCTGGTGGTCCTCTTGACAATACAGTAACtgtaagtattgtgtgtgtgtgtgtgtgtgtatgtgtgtgtgtgtgtgtgtgtgtgtgtgtgtgtgtgtgtgtgtgtgtgtgtgtgtgtgtgtgtgtgtgtttctctccgaCAGGGTTTTGCCACGCTCGTTAGAGAGTGGCCCGGGGAGCTGTACAACAACATGACTATTGTGCAGGCGGTGAACGACCACCTAAAAAAGGACTCCACCAACAGCACCCTGCTGACCACACTGGCTGAGCTGTAAGTCAGGGGATGGGTCTttcatcacctcatcacatCTTCTGGGATATCATAGGGATTTGCAATATCTGTGCTCGGTGTCTTACATACACATTACATTATGTGAAAATGAAGAGAagcatgtatttttttttccatgggcGTCAGTGATTTAGTCAACAGCAATCTAGAAGGCCAGGTTGCATGGCATTTCCTTTTTCTGTAGTCTTTACAGTGACTACCTCTATTTCCATAGACCTTTCCCGtctaaattaaataacaaacatgcacacatgtaaataGACAAGATACTGATACACATATATGTAATGTGTAAATGCAAAtagatacatgtgtgtgagtgtacactcCTCCTgaactttttctttctccctctttccaatCCTTTAGGTACACATATGACCAGAGGTACGATCGCGCTCTGGAGATCTACTTGAGGCTAAGACATAAAGATGTGTACCAGCTCATCCACAAGCAcaacctcttctcctccatagAGGACAAGATCGTTCTGCTCATGGACTTCGATAAAGAGGTGTGTAACATGCACTGACCTCACACCCCAATACAACAAACATGCATTCAACTCAAAATGTACATTGTCA
It contains:
- the vps41 gene encoding vacuolar protein sorting-associated protein 41 homolog gives rise to the protein MSEVEEKGRKSSEESTDDSEEEESEEEPKLKYERLTNGVTEILLKDAASCMTVHDKFLALGTHFGKVYLLDVQGNVTQKFEISSVKINQISLDESGEHVGICSEDGKVQVVGLYTREGFHENFDCPIKVVALHPQFSKSNNKQFVTGGNKLLLYERNWLSRWKTCILHEGEGTITNIKWRANLIAWSNNVGVKIYDISTKQRITNVLRDNSSLRPDMYPCSLCWKDNATLIIGWGSSVKICAVKERDPTEMRDLPSRYVEIVSAFETEFFISGLAPLADQLVTLYYVKETSEHMDEEFRARPRLDIIQPLAENCEEISSDALTVRSFQDNECRDYRLEHSEGESLFYIISPKDIVVAKERDQDDHIDWLLDKKKYEEALMAAEISFKNIKRHDVQKIGMAYINHLVERGDYDTAARKCQKVLGKNMELWENEVYRFKTIGQLKAISQYLPRGDLRLRPAIYEMILHEFLKTDYEGFATLVREWPGELYNNMTIVQAVNDHLKKDSTNSTLLTTLAELYTYDQRYDRALEIYLRLRHKDVYQLIHKHNLFSSIEDKIVLLMDFDKEKAVDMLLDNEDKISTDRVVEELKDRPELLHIYLHKLFKRDHHKGQRYHERQISLYAEYDRPNLLPFLRDSTHCPLEKALEICQQRNFVEETVFLLSRMGNCRQALQMIMEELADVDKAIEFAKEQDDAELWEDLISYSIDKPPFITGLLNNIGTHVDPILLIHRIKEGMEIPNLRDSLVKILQDYNLQILLREGCKKILVSDSLSLLQKMHRTQMKGVRVDEENICESCHTTILPSDTAQPFSVVVFHCRHMFHRECQPSGAIPGVQFCNICSAKKRGPGSGILEMKK